A genomic segment from Pirellulales bacterium encodes:
- a CDS encoding tetratricopeptide repeat protein: protein MARYPWRILLRTPLAGLVLVAMVLATFAPTLRNQYIWDDDSYVTKNLNLRTPEGLYATWFEPFSLPQYYPLVHTTFWLEYQAWKLNPLGYHVDNMLLHAVGVLLAWRVLLRLGVPWAWLAAALFAVHPVVVESVAWITERKNVLSEVLVLASMLCYLRFAPVDEATTSTPSGRWRWLYYGLALVLFAGALLSKTVVASMPAALLVIYWWRRGRIGWREILPLVPFLMAGAGLGMVTAWLERIHVGAEGDDWSFTRAERLLIAGRAVWFYATKLAWPHPIIFFYRRWDIDGHVWWQYLFPAAAMALVVVLWLARKRTGRGPLAAALIFGGVLVPAIGFFNVYPFRFSFVADHFQYHATLALFALAAAGCALLDARLTSLAGTRAQTTGRAAVSPHALQLAWRSILGVVLLVLSTISFRQCFTYYDLETLYNDVIKKNPTAWVAYSNLGAHFLRAHRGDEATDLLRRGLEVAPKSAYTHSNYGCVILDKGKRDGFEPGQLEEAIAHFEEAIQLEPRLLSARVSLAEALAEQHRIDEAEKNLSIVLDRQPNNVYALAGMGSLLVTEKRWEDARKCFQRAVDYSPRSASAQHGLGLALVNLGRNQEALSHLHIAAQLNPDSHEIHYVWGNALFNLGDYRTAIDQYDKALEIKEDYLDALSNRGVAFGQLGDADRAIQSFQRLVELDPDFNGAKENLKNAIELKKQQSAAVKPN from the coding sequence GTGGCCCGTTACCCTTGGCGCATACTGCTTCGCACGCCGCTGGCGGGCCTGGTCTTGGTGGCGATGGTGCTGGCGACGTTCGCACCCACCCTGCGCAACCAGTACATCTGGGATGACGATTCCTACGTCACGAAGAATCTGAATCTGCGGACGCCGGAGGGCCTGTATGCGACGTGGTTCGAGCCGTTCTCGCTGCCGCAGTATTATCCGCTCGTGCATACGACGTTCTGGCTCGAATATCAGGCGTGGAAGCTCAATCCGTTGGGCTACCACGTCGACAACATGCTGCTGCACGCGGTGGGCGTGCTGCTCGCCTGGCGGGTGTTGCTACGGCTGGGCGTTCCCTGGGCCTGGCTAGCGGCGGCCTTGTTTGCCGTTCATCCGGTGGTCGTCGAATCGGTGGCCTGGATCACGGAGCGAAAAAACGTCCTCTCCGAAGTGCTCGTGCTCGCCTCGATGCTATGTTATCTGCGATTTGCGCCCGTCGATGAGGCGACGACCAGCACGCCATCCGGTCGCTGGCGCTGGCTGTATTACGGGCTGGCGCTTGTGCTCTTCGCAGGCGCGCTATTGAGCAAGACGGTCGTGGCCTCGATGCCGGCCGCGCTGCTGGTGATCTACTGGTGGCGCCGCGGGCGCATTGGTTGGCGCGAGATATTGCCTCTCGTGCCGTTTCTCATGGCGGGAGCCGGCCTGGGCATGGTGACGGCCTGGCTCGAGCGCATTCACGTCGGCGCCGAGGGAGACGATTGGTCCTTCACGCGCGCCGAACGGCTGCTGATCGCGGGGAGGGCCGTTTGGTTCTATGCGACGAAGTTGGCCTGGCCGCACCCGATCATATTCTTTTATCGGCGTTGGGATATCGACGGCCATGTGTGGTGGCAATATCTGTTTCCGGCGGCGGCCATGGCCCTGGTCGTGGTGTTATGGCTGGCGCGGAAGCGCACCGGCCGGGGACCGCTGGCGGCGGCACTTATTTTTGGCGGCGTGCTCGTGCCGGCCATCGGCTTTTTCAACGTCTATCCGTTCCGCTTCTCCTTCGTCGCGGACCACTTTCAATATCACGCGACGCTGGCGCTGTTCGCGCTGGCCGCGGCAGGCTGCGCGCTTCTGGACGCGCGATTGACGTCGCTGGCCGGCACACGCGCTCAGACCACCGGCCGGGCCGCGGTTTCTCCCCATGCGCTGCAATTGGCCTGGCGATCGATCCTGGGAGTGGTTTTGCTCGTGCTGTCCACGATTTCTTTTCGGCAGTGCTTCACGTACTACGACCTTGAGACCTTGTACAACGACGTCATCAAAAAGAACCCGACGGCGTGGGTGGCATATTCGAACCTCGGGGCGCATTTCCTCCGCGCCCACCGCGGCGACGAAGCCACGGATTTGTTGCGCCGTGGCCTTGAGGTCGCCCCGAAGAGCGCGTATACGCATTCCAACTACGGCTGCGTGATCCTCGACAAGGGTAAACGCGACGGATTCGAGCCGGGGCAGCTCGAAGAGGCCATCGCGCATTTCGAGGAGGCAATCCAACTGGAACCGAGATTGCTGTCGGCACGCGTCTCGCTGGCCGAAGCCCTGGCCGAGCAGCACCGCATCGACGAGGCCGAAAAGAATCTCTCGATCGTGCTCGACCGACAGCCGAATAATGTGTACGCGCTCGCCGGAATGGGATCGCTCCTGGTCACGGAGAAGCGCTGGGAAGACGCTCGTAAGTGTTTTCAGCGCGCCGTTGACTACAGCCCTCGTTCCGCTAGTGCCCAACACGGGCTTGGCCTGGCACTGGTGAACTTGGGAAGAAACCAGGAAGCCCTCTCCCACTTGCACATCGCGGCGCAACTCAACCCCGATTCGCACGAGATACATTATGTGTGGGGCAACGCACTATTCAATCTAGGCGACTATCGCACTGCGATCGACCAGTACGACAAAGCGCTGGAAATCAAGGAGGACTACCTCGACGCGCTGAGCAATCGAGGCGTGGCATTCGGGCAGTTGGGAGATGCCGACCGCGCGATCCAAAGCTTTCAGCGACTGGTCGAGTTGGACCCCGATTTCAACGGGGCGAAAGAGAATTTGAAAAATGCCATTGAGCTGAAAAAACAGCAGAGTGCCGCGGTGAAGCCCAACTGA
- the ilvC gene encoding ketol-acid reductoisomerase has protein sequence MPAKIYYDKDADLALLKGKTIAILGYGSQGHAHALNLRDSGCNVIVGQRPGSANYDLAVKDGFKPVSAEEATEKGDMINILLPDEVQGDVYKQSIKPHLKPGNILMCSHGFNVHFGQVEAPKGVDTLLVAPKGPGHLVRSEFEAGGGVPCLIALSEGASDETRKLGLAYAKGIGGTRGGVIETTFAEETETDLFGEQVVLCGGVSALVKAGFETLVEAGYQPEMAYFECMHELKLIVDLFYQGGLNYMRYSISNTAEYGDYTRGPRIVTDATRAEMKKILHEIQSGQFAREWILENKANAPAFKATRRRERSHPIEVVGRQLRRLMSWIKSKEV, from the coding sequence ATGCCCGCCAAGATCTATTACGACAAAGACGCCGACCTGGCACTGCTGAAAGGAAAGACGATCGCCATCCTGGGCTACGGCTCGCAAGGCCACGCACACGCCCTGAACCTGCGCGACAGCGGTTGCAACGTGATCGTCGGCCAGCGGCCGGGTAGCGCGAATTACGACCTGGCGGTGAAGGATGGTTTCAAGCCCGTCTCGGCCGAAGAAGCGACCGAAAAGGGTGACATGATCAACATCCTGCTGCCCGACGAGGTGCAGGGGGACGTCTACAAGCAGAGCATCAAGCCGCACCTGAAGCCGGGCAACATCCTGATGTGCTCGCACGGCTTCAACGTTCATTTCGGCCAGGTCGAGGCTCCCAAGGGCGTCGATACCCTGCTGGTCGCGCCGAAGGGGCCCGGCCACCTGGTGCGCAGCGAATTCGAGGCCGGCGGCGGCGTCCCCTGCCTCATCGCCTTGAGCGAGGGGGCCAGCGACGAGACACGCAAGCTCGGTCTCGCCTATGCCAAGGGCATCGGCGGCACGCGCGGCGGCGTGATCGAAACCACGTTTGCCGAGGAAACCGAGACAGATCTCTTCGGCGAGCAGGTCGTCCTCTGCGGCGGCGTCAGCGCCCTGGTCAAGGCAGGCTTTGAAACCCTTGTCGAAGCCGGCTACCAGCCCGAGATGGCCTACTTCGAATGTATGCACGAGTTGAAGCTGATCGTCGACCTGTTCTACCAGGGCGGCTTGAACTACATGCGCTACAGCATCTCGAACACCGCCGAGTATGGCGATTACACCCGCGGACCACGGATCGTGACCGACGCGACCCGGGCCGAGATGAAGAAGATTCTGCACGAGATCCAATCGGGCCAGTTCGCCCGCGAGTGGATCCTGGAAAACAAGGCCAACGCCCCGGCGTTCAAGGCCACGCGTCGCCGCGAGCGCAGCCACCCGATCGAAGTCGTCGGCCGCCAACTGCGCCGCCTGATGAGCTGGATCAAGTCGAAGGAAGTTTAG
- the ilvN gene encoding acetolactate synthase small subunit, whose product MRHVISALVQNVPGVLAHISGMLASRGYNIDSLAVGETEDPHLSRMTFVIMGDDSVLEQVRKQLSKIVTVVRVDDISSQNFVERDLMLIKVKAADGARRNEVHQLAEIFRGRVVDVAAEAVIVEISGQERKVEAFIDLMRPFGICELVRTGRIAMVRGSKESTVDRRSPTGRTFEATPSDFA is encoded by the coding sequence ATGCGGCACGTCATATCGGCCCTGGTGCAAAACGTGCCGGGCGTGTTGGCGCATATCTCGGGCATGCTCGCCTCGCGCGGCTACAACATCGACAGCCTGGCCGTCGGCGAAACCGAGGATCCGCACCTGTCGCGGATGACCTTTGTCATCATGGGCGACGACAGCGTGCTGGAGCAGGTCCGCAAGCAGCTCTCGAAGATCGTTACGGTCGTCCGCGTCGATGACATCAGCTCGCAGAATTTTGTCGAGCGCGACCTGATGCTCATCAAGGTCAAGGCCGCCGATGGCGCCCGCCGCAATGAAGTCCACCAGTTGGCCGAAATCTTCCGCGGACGCGTGGTCGACGTGGCCGCCGAAGCCGTGATCGTGGAAATCTCGGGGCAAGAGCGCAAGGTCGAAGCGTTCATCGACTTGATGCGCCCCTTCGGCATCTGCGAACTGGTGCGGACCGGACGGATCGCCATGGTCCGCGGATCAAAGGAGAGCACGGTCGATCGCCGGTCCCCCACGGGCCGGACGTTCGAAGCCACGCCGTCGGACTTCGCGTAA
- a CDS encoding LamG-like jellyroll fold domain-containing protein, which yields MIRHAAAFFSVLLLMVAVSRTAVAHPDHVEKDILFHFAAGTHEIQNGAWQDLTHQATAQVIGSPLFRNFGPTEALAFHGDEHLSLAGNLADAKKLLPERAMTVTAWVRLDDLPERGALVGFQSKSRNNRDGWALGFNRESFVFSLAAGKTPGANPGATHLVARTPLAKERWYYVAATYDGERMRLFVNGELEAESSAQSGDIRYPENGSFLIGAAAGRPGELFEGGLYELKCYARALSADEIQAVAKKNENLIAWAPTPETDLMFLVKPYLQFATADSITVMCETSRPARMRVDYAELRPLEQHAETPAAQLISEVTLTGLKPGTRYFYRVTCTDEKGQELRGQQYSFQTDTGDAVPWAFAVIGDTQRNPEVTRKCAEGAFSKRPNFLMHCGDVVDDGFAKNQWLKDLFEPCSNLLAQVPMFPVIGNHEKDSHWYYDYFSLPKPEYYYTFRYGNAQFFMIDSNKPLGPKSPQYEWLEKELAASKATWKFTCHHHPCFSSDENDYGDHNKGAEGTKFGYGDRNARQLVPLYEKYGVDIAFNGHIHLYERTWPIFEMAINQQKGVRYLTSGGGGGSLEQAAPQRTWFSLHFQKAYHYCYAAISDRTIVFKAYDIDGLLFDTFELTKAADR from the coding sequence ATGATTCGGCACGCTGCCGCGTTCTTTTCCGTGCTTCTACTCATGGTCGCTGTCTCGCGCACGGCTGTGGCTCATCCCGACCATGTCGAGAAGGATATCCTGTTTCACTTTGCGGCCGGGACGCACGAGATTCAAAACGGCGCCTGGCAGGATCTGACGCACCAGGCGACGGCGCAGGTAATCGGCTCGCCGCTGTTCCGCAACTTTGGCCCAACCGAGGCGCTCGCGTTTCATGGCGATGAACATCTCAGCCTGGCCGGCAACCTGGCCGATGCAAAGAAGCTGCTGCCTGAGCGCGCTATGACGGTCACGGCATGGGTCCGCTTGGACGATTTGCCGGAGCGCGGCGCCCTGGTTGGTTTTCAAAGCAAGTCGCGTAACAATCGCGACGGATGGGCGCTCGGCTTTAACCGCGAATCGTTCGTCTTTTCGCTCGCCGCCGGCAAAACGCCCGGCGCAAACCCCGGCGCCACGCATCTCGTCGCGCGGACGCCGTTGGCCAAGGAGCGCTGGTACTACGTGGCCGCTACCTACGACGGAGAGCGGATGCGGCTCTTCGTCAATGGCGAATTGGAAGCCGAATCGAGCGCGCAGTCGGGCGATATTCGCTACCCGGAAAACGGTAGCTTCCTGATCGGTGCAGCGGCGGGCCGGCCCGGCGAGCTTTTCGAAGGGGGGCTGTACGAGCTGAAGTGCTACGCCCGCGCCCTGTCGGCCGATGAAATTCAAGCGGTCGCCAAGAAGAACGAAAACCTCATCGCCTGGGCCCCCACGCCCGAGACGGATTTGATGTTCCTCGTGAAGCCATATCTGCAATTCGCCACGGCGGATTCAATCACCGTGATGTGCGAAACGTCGCGCCCGGCCAGGATGCGGGTTGATTACGCCGAGCTGCGCCCCCTGGAGCAACACGCCGAAACGCCGGCCGCGCAGCTGATCAGCGAGGTGACGCTCACGGGGCTCAAGCCCGGCACCCGGTATTTTTATCGCGTGACCTGCACTGACGAAAAAGGGCAGGAGCTGCGCGGCCAACAATACTCGTTTCAAACCGATACCGGCGATGCGGTGCCGTGGGCGTTTGCCGTGATCGGCGACACGCAGCGCAATCCCGAGGTGACGCGTAAGTGCGCCGAGGGGGCCTTCTCGAAGCGGCCGAACTTTCTCATGCACTGCGGCGACGTCGTGGACGACGGTTTTGCCAAGAACCAATGGTTGAAAGACCTGTTCGAGCCCTGCTCGAACCTGCTCGCGCAGGTGCCGATGTTTCCCGTGATCGGCAATCACGAGAAGGACTCGCACTGGTACTACGATTACTTCTCGCTGCCGAAGCCGGAGTATTATTACACGTTCCGCTACGGCAATGCGCAGTTTTTCATGATCGATAGCAATAAGCCGCTCGGTCCGAAATCGCCGCAGTACGAGTGGTTGGAAAAGGAACTAGCGGCCTCGAAGGCGACGTGGAAATTCACCTGCCATCACCATCCGTGTTTCAGCTCGGACGAGAACGACTACGGCGACCACAACAAGGGAGCCGAAGGGACGAAGTTCGGCTACGGCGATCGCAACGCCCGGCAGTTGGTGCCGCTGTACGAGAAGTACGGCGTCGACATTGCCTTCAACGGCCACATCCACTTGTACGAGCGCACCTGGCCGATCTTCGAGATGGCGATCAACCAGCAGAAGGGAGTGCGCTATCTTACCAGCGGCGGCGGCGGCGGATCGCTCGAACAGGCCGCGCCGCAGCGTACCTGGTTCAGCTTGCACTTCCAGAAGGCGTATCACTACTGCTACGCCGCGATCAGCGACCGAACGATCGTCTTCAAGGCCTATGACATCGACGGACTCTTGTTCGATACGTTCGAGCTGACGAAGGCGGCGGACCGCTGA
- a CDS encoding radical SAM protein, with translation MDPHVDQTSRPTTPLFGEHPRSFETNRFVYPVVSRRSGGVSIGVNLNPDKVCNFDCIYCQVDRVSTSETRFVGTEQLLAELDHMLRLVTSGELFTHPRFRDTPAALRRLNDIAFSGDGEPTTYRDFDEIVSACAAVKRRHGLDQVKMVLITNASMFHRPAVERGLAILDQNQGEIWAKLEAGTDAYYHLVERTTIPFRRILDNIAAAARVRPLVIQSLFMRIDNVPPGDVELNAFCDRLNEITAAGGQLSLVQIYTVARRPAESNVTPLTNAEVDAIVELVRNRTGLSAEGFYGSPTSVHYS, from the coding sequence ATGGACCCGCACGTCGATCAGACTTCGCGCCCCACGACTCCCTTATTTGGCGAGCATCCGCGCTCGTTCGAAACGAACCGGTTCGTCTATCCGGTCGTCAGTCGGCGCTCGGGCGGGGTTTCGATCGGCGTGAATCTGAACCCGGACAAAGTCTGCAACTTCGACTGCATCTACTGCCAGGTCGATCGGGTCAGCACCAGCGAAACGCGCTTCGTCGGCACCGAGCAGTTGCTGGCCGAGTTGGATCACATGCTGCGGCTCGTCACGTCGGGCGAGTTGTTCACGCATCCGCGCTTCCGCGATACGCCCGCCGCTTTGCGCCGATTGAATGACATCGCCTTCAGCGGCGATGGCGAGCCCACGACCTACCGCGATTTCGACGAGATCGTCTCGGCCTGCGCCGCGGTGAAGCGCCGGCACGGGCTCGACCAGGTGAAGATGGTGCTGATCACCAACGCCAGCATGTTTCATCGTCCGGCCGTCGAGCGCGGGCTGGCGATCCTCGACCAGAACCAGGGCGAGATTTGGGCCAAGCTCGAGGCCGGCACCGACGCGTATTATCACCTGGTCGAGCGGACGACGATCCCCTTCCGCCGTATTCTGGATAACATCGCGGCGGCGGCCCGAGTCAGGCCGCTGGTAATCCAGTCGCTGTTCATGCGGATTGACAATGTGCCGCCCGGCGACGTGGAGCTGAACGCGTTTTGCGATCGGCTGAACGAGATTACGGCGGCCGGCGGCCAATTGTCTCTAGTGCAGATTTATACCGTCGCCCGACGGCCGGCGGAATCGAATGTCACACCATTAACGAACGCCGAGGTCGACGCGATCGTGGAGCTCGTGCGCAATCGAACCGGCCTGTCGGCGGAAGGCTTCTACGGCTCTCCGACGAGCGTGCATTATAGCTAG
- the uvrA gene encoding excinuclease ABC subunit UvrA has product MSHAASKAGNGRSTREDFIRLRGVRVHNLRNLDLDIPRDRLVVITGPSGSGKSSLAFDTIFAEGQRQYIESLSVYARQFLHQLERPDVDSIDGLQPTISIDQQAGAQNPRSTVATVTEIYDYLRLLFARTGLPHCFRCGAEIRQQSPTQIVDALAALAEGTKVLLLAPLVRGRKGQHQEVFDAIRKAGFVRARVDGVVYELDAVPTLTKGRQHTIEAVVDRLIIRAGVHTRATESVQLALRHGPGLVVAATLAPGSDSKTGTWQDLLFSTQHACPTCGLSYEELEPRTFSFNSPYGACRTCDGLGSRVAFDPDLVVPDRTLSLAGGAVVPWRGAPAAVSAKHRREMAPFAATHEFRWNTPLEALKPQVFDALLCGEGSEFPGILGMLEREFAGATTPAALQRWEKFRGVVTCPACHGSRLRPEARSVTIDGRAIHEVTALTVERAKEYFAALVFTDVQAEIAAPITTQIRTRLDFLANVGLAYLTLDRTADSLSGGELQRIRLASSIGSGLVGVCYVLDEPSIGLHPRDNERLIRALRDLEQQGNSVLVVEHDEAIMRAADYLIDLGPGAGVAGGQLVAQGTPAQVAKSPASITGQFLSGAATIGVTVRRPANLRRAITLEGVTTNNLKDVSVSFPLSVLVCVTGVSGSGKSSLVNETLVRGITRRLTGTGPKPGPYRSLTGVSAIDKLVEIDQSPIGRTPRSNPATYTGIFDEIRKVFAGTRDAQLRGYKASRFSFNVKGGRCETCQGQGQQKIEMNFLPDLYVPCPECHGARLNRQTLEVHYRGRSIADTLAMSIDEALAFFENFPTIHRVLACLHDVGLGYLPLGQSSTTLSGGEAQRIKLATELSRSDTGKTLYVLDEPTTGLHFDDIRRLLSVLGRLVDLGNTVVVIEHQMDVIKCADWIIDLGPEGGEAGGYVLATGTPEEIADILDNQTGRFLGEALAGASAGSTHAVTNGSRASTAKIAEARDTDENRS; this is encoded by the coding sequence ATGAGTCACGCCGCCTCGAAAGCCGGCAATGGCCGTTCGACCCGCGAGGATTTCATCCGTCTGCGCGGCGTTCGCGTCCACAATCTCCGCAACCTCGACCTCGATATTCCCCGCGACCGGCTGGTTGTCATTACCGGACCCAGCGGGTCGGGAAAAAGTTCGCTGGCCTTCGACACGATCTTTGCCGAAGGGCAGCGGCAATATATCGAAAGCCTGTCGGTTTACGCCCGCCAGTTTCTGCACCAGCTCGAACGGCCGGATGTCGACTCGATCGACGGGCTGCAGCCGACGATTTCCATCGATCAGCAGGCCGGCGCGCAAAACCCACGAAGCACGGTCGCCACGGTCACCGAAATCTACGATTACCTGCGCTTGCTCTTCGCCCGGACCGGATTGCCGCATTGCTTTCGCTGCGGGGCCGAGATTCGCCAGCAATCGCCAACCCAGATCGTCGACGCCCTTGCGGCCCTGGCCGAGGGCACGAAAGTGCTGCTGCTCGCCCCGCTCGTGCGCGGGCGGAAGGGACAGCATCAAGAGGTGTTCGACGCTATTCGCAAGGCGGGCTTCGTGCGGGCTCGGGTCGACGGCGTCGTCTATGAGCTCGACGCCGTGCCGACGCTCACCAAGGGGAGGCAGCACACCATCGAAGCCGTGGTCGATCGGCTGATCATTCGCGCGGGAGTCCACACCCGGGCGACCGAGAGCGTGCAACTGGCGCTGCGGCATGGGCCCGGCCTGGTCGTGGCGGCCACGCTCGCGCCAGGATCCGATTCGAAGACCGGCACCTGGCAGGATTTGCTCTTCAGCACGCAACACGCCTGCCCGACCTGCGGCCTGAGCTACGAAGAGCTGGAGCCGCGCACCTTCAGCTTCAACAGTCCCTATGGCGCGTGTCGCACCTGCGACGGGCTCGGCTCGCGCGTGGCGTTTGATCCCGACCTGGTGGTGCCGGATCGTACATTGTCGCTGGCCGGCGGCGCGGTCGTGCCGTGGCGCGGCGCGCCGGCCGCGGTGTCGGCAAAACACCGGCGCGAGATGGCGCCCTTTGCGGCGACCCACGAATTCCGCTGGAACACGCCGCTCGAGGCGCTCAAACCGCAAGTATTCGACGCCTTGCTGTGCGGCGAAGGGAGCGAGTTTCCGGGCATCCTGGGCATGCTCGAACGCGAGTTCGCCGGCGCCACGACGCCCGCCGCCCTGCAGCGCTGGGAGAAATTCCGCGGCGTGGTCACCTGCCCGGCCTGTCACGGGTCGCGGTTACGACCCGAAGCGCGCAGCGTGACGATCGACGGCCGCGCCATTCACGAAGTGACGGCGCTGACGGTCGAACGGGCGAAGGAATACTTCGCCGCTCTCGTCTTTACCGACGTGCAGGCCGAGATCGCGGCGCCGATTACCACGCAGATTCGCACTCGGCTGGATTTTCTGGCCAATGTCGGGCTGGCTTACCTGACGCTCGACCGCACCGCTGATTCGCTTAGCGGTGGCGAATTGCAGCGTATCCGCCTGGCCAGCAGCATCGGCTCGGGCCTGGTCGGAGTGTGCTACGTGCTGGACGAACCGTCGATCGGCTTGCACCCGCGCGACAACGAGCGTTTGATCCGCGCCCTCCGCGACCTGGAACAGCAGGGGAACAGCGTCCTGGTCGTCGAGCATGACGAAGCGATCATGCGCGCCGCCGATTATTTGATTGACCTCGGGCCGGGGGCGGGCGTGGCCGGCGGTCAACTCGTGGCCCAGGGGACGCCGGCTCAGGTGGCCAAGTCTCCCGCATCGATCACGGGGCAGTTTTTGTCGGGCGCCGCTACGATCGGCGTCACCGTGCGACGACCTGCCAACCTGCGGCGGGCGATCACGCTCGAAGGTGTGACGACCAATAACCTCAAAGACGTCAGTGTTTCGTTCCCTTTGTCGGTGTTGGTGTGCGTCACGGGCGTGAGTGGATCGGGCAAGAGCTCGCTCGTGAACGAGACACTGGTACGCGGCATCACCCGCCGCCTGACAGGCACCGGCCCCAAGCCGGGACCGTATCGCAGCCTGACGGGCGTGAGCGCGATCGACAAGCTGGTCGAGATCGATCAATCGCCGATCGGCCGCACGCCGCGCAGCAACCCGGCCACGTACACGGGCATCTTCGACGAAATACGCAAGGTCTTTGCCGGCACGCGCGACGCCCAGTTGCGCGGCTACAAAGCCAGCCGCTTCAGCTTCAACGTCAAAGGGGGGCGTTGCGAAACGTGCCAGGGACAGGGGCAGCAGAAGATCGAGATGAACTTTCTGCCCGACCTGTATGTGCCGTGCCCTGAGTGCCACGGCGCGCGGCTGAATCGGCAGACGCTCGAAGTGCACTATCGCGGCCGCTCGATCGCCGACACGTTGGCGATGAGCATCGACGAGGCGCTGGCATTTTTCGAGAACTTCCCCACGATTCACCGCGTGCTGGCTTGCCTGCACGATGTAGGATTGGGGTATCTGCCGCTGGGGCAATCGTCGACGACGCTTTCCGGCGGCGAAGCGCAACGCATCAAACTGGCCACCGAACTATCGCGCAGTGACACCGGCAAGACCTTGTACGTCCTCGACGAGCCGACCACGGGACTGCACTTCGACGATATCCGCCGCCTGCTTTCGGTGCTGGGCCGGCTGGTCGACCTTGGTAACACGGTCGTGGTGATCGAGCACCAGATGGACGTGATCAAATGCGCCGATTGGATCATCGACCTCGGGCCCGAAGGGGGCGAGGCCGGCGGATACGTGCTGGCCACCGGAACGCCGGAAGAGATCGCCGACATCCTGGATAATCAAACGGGGCGATTCTTGGGCGAAGCGCTTGCCGGCGCCAGCGCGGGATCGACTCATGCAGTAACCAACGGTAGCCGCGCGTCGACAGCCAAGATCGCGGAAGCGCGTGACACGGATGAAAACCGATCCTAA
- a CDS encoding DUF5076 domain-containing protein — protein sequence MIPPAAINDANSRELIRVWAAGGQQHVSLAADAWEDPAVWGIVLADLARHAAEAYRQTKGLDPEKTAARIKALLDAEWSKPTDEPTGNIINE from the coding sequence TTGATTCCGCCGGCAGCGATCAACGATGCGAATTCGAGGGAACTCATCCGCGTCTGGGCTGCTGGCGGCCAACAACATGTTTCGCTTGCCGCGGACGCCTGGGAAGATCCCGCCGTCTGGGGAATCGTACTGGCCGATCTGGCGCGCCACGCGGCGGAGGCATATCGTCAGACGAAAGGACTCGATCCAGAGAAGACTGCCGCGCGGATCAAGGCACTCCTCGACGCGGAATGGTCCAAACCTACCGACGAACCGACGGGAAACATCATCAACGAATGA